The Mycolicibacterium aurum genome segment GCTCGCCCCGCTCGCCGCCGCGGTGGGGCTGGCGTTCGGCCGCGTGATGGACTCCGCCCCGACATGGAAGCTGCGCTCCTGGATGGTGATTCCGGGCATCGCGGCGGCTGGGTTGCTGACCGGCGTCTGCTCGATCTGGCTCCCCGAACTGCCCGGCAACGGTCGCAGCATCCTGCAGGTCAGCATGAGCAGCGGGCTCACGCTCACGTCCGCGGGGCTGATACTGCTGCTCAAACCGCTGCTGACCACGCTGTTTCTGCGGGCGGGGGCCGTGGGCGGCCTCCTCACACCGGCGTTGGCCACCGGGGCCGCCGCCGGGTCGCTGGTGGCGCTGGCGCTCAACCAGTGGGCGGGCACCGACCTGCATGTGGCAGCCGTGTCGCTGAGTTGTGCCGCTGGCGTGTTGGCGATCACCCAGCGGTCGCCGTTGTTCGCGGCGCTGTTCGTCTGGGAACTCGCGCGGCCGCCGCTATGGCTGCTGCTGGTGTTCGCCGTCGGAGCGTTCGCGTCGTACGGCCTCGTGGAGCTGCGCCGGCGGCGTCAGGACGCTACTGCGGAAGCTTGACCCAGCTGCCTGCGTCGCCGACGATCCCGACCGGGACCGCGCCGGTGAGGCTGACGTGCGCAACGCTGGGACCGGCGGCGACGATGGTCGTGTCCTGCAGGATCGGCAGCACTGTCGACATCTCCCACAACCGCGGCTCGACCTCGTCGATCACCCTGCCGATATCGGCGGTGCCCGCCAGCGCCGCATCAATTCGCGGCTGGATGCGGCTGTCGCAGATGCCGGTGATGTTGCTCGGGGCCTGCACCAGCTGACCGGCTTCCGGCGCCGGGGTGGGCGACGTCTGGGTGGTCTGAGTGGGCTGGGTGGTCTGGGTCCGTGGCGGCGACGACGGTGCGGGCGGCGGATCCGTCGTGGGCGACGGTGAGCCCGGGCTGGTTTCCACCGCCGTCGCTTCCAACGCGGGGCAGCCGTACCGCGACGCCAGCGCAGTCGCCAGGTCACCGCCGGCCGGATGCCAACCGACGACCGCGTCGACGGTGTTGTTGACGAGCGCGTCGCTGTAGAGCGTCACGGGATCCAGCGACGACACCGACGCCGCGATACCGACGCTGCGCAGCTGGTCGGCGGCGGTGTTCGCGACCGCGACCGCGGTCGGGTCGTTGGCGGCGACGCCGACGACGAACGTCAACGGCTCACCGTCCTTGGTGAGCCGGCCCCGGTTGTTGTCCGGCGGGCCGCCGGGCGAGGGCGGGGTGGACGTCTCGGGCTGCTCGATCTGGTAGCCGGCGCCGCCGAGCAGGGCCATCGCCTCCTCGCGCGTCATCGCGGGCGGAGCGGTCGGCACATAGCCGGGATCGGACGGCGAGCGCACCTGTGCCTGCGCCAGCGTCACGGTGTTGTCGTCGCCCGCGCCGACAGCGGCCAGCAGGTCGACGTCGACGAGGCCGAGGATGGCCTTGCGGACCTGGATGTCGGCCAGTGTCGGCTGCTGGGCCCGCAGCGTCATCTGCATGACCCGCGGCGTGACGATGCGCGCGGTCCGGACATCGGGGATCGCCGAGAGCTGCGCGAACACCGCGGACCCTCCGTGCACCTGCGCGACCTGGGTGTCGCCGTTGCGGATCGAGTCGGCCAGCGCGGCCGCTGATCCACCGCGACGGAACAGGATCAGATCAGGGGTGGCGGGCTCACCCCAATAGCGGTCGTTGCGGGCCAGCAGGATCTCGTCGCGCTGCGGATCGATGGTGTCCACCCGGAACTGTCCGCCGGTCACCGGAAGCGCCTGGGCGAGTCCGGCGGCGAATCCGCCGGGGACGTCCTTGACGATGTGGGCGGGCAGGATGTCGTTGAACAGCTCCCGCCACGCCGGGTAGGGCTGGGCGAACGTCACGACCGCCGTCTTGCCGCCTTCGACGGACTGCACCCCGGTGATCAGGTCGTAGCCCGCGGGGTCCACTGCGCCGGGCTGGCTGACCATCTGCCGCCACAGATACCAGTAGTCGTCGGCGCCGATCGGCGCGTTGTCGGTCCATTGGGCTTCCGGACGGATCTTGTAGGTGACGGTGAAGGGTTCCTCGCTGGTGACCTCCGCCGATTCCAGCAGCGTGGAGTCCATCTCCCAGCGGGATCCGGTCGGTGTCCGGGTGTCGGGAATCGGCCGGAACGAGCTCGGCAGCACCAGCGAGCTGATCGCAGCGTTCACCGGGGACTGGTCGGACAGCAGGTGCGAATTGAAGCCGGGACCGATGGAGTCGATGGCCATGATGATCTGCGTGGCCTTCATCGGCGGCGGCGGCGTGGACTCGGTGGTGTCGGTGCTC includes the following:
- a CDS encoding ABC transporter family substrate-binding protein, giving the protein MLVLTGCTVSPPPAPQSTDTTESTPPPPMKATQIIMAIDSIGPGFNSHLLSDQSPVNAAISSLVLPSSFRPIPDTRTPTGSRWEMDSTLLESAEVTSEEPFTVTYKIRPEAQWTDNAPIGADDYWYLWRQMVSQPGAVDPAGYDLITGVQSVEGGKTAVVTFAQPYPAWRELFNDILPAHIVKDVPGGFAAGLAQALPVTGGQFRVDTIDPQRDEILLARNDRYWGEPATPDLILFRRGGSAAALADSIRNGDTQVAQVHGGSAVFAQLSAIPDVRTARIVTPRVMQMTLRAQQPTLADIQVRKAILGLVDVDLLAAVGAGDDNTVTLAQAQVRSPSDPGYVPTAPPAMTREEAMALLGGAGYQIEQPETSTPPSPGGPPDNNRGRLTKDGEPLTFVVGVAANDPTAVAVANTAADQLRSVGIAASVSSLDPVTLYSDALVNNTVDAVVGWHPAGGDLATALASRYGCPALEATAVETSPGSPSPTTDPPPAPSSPPRTQTTQPTQTTQTSPTPAPEAGQLVQAPSNITGICDSRIQPRIDAALAGTADIGRVIDEVEPRLWEMSTVLPILQDTTIVAAGPSVAHVSLTGAVPVGIVGDAGSWVKLPQ